The DNA segment TGGGGGCGCTGCACGATCTCCGAAGGTGCCGAGGCCGTGTCGGCGGACTCGCTCGGCATGATCGCGAAGTAGAGCATCAGCGCCGCGGCGGCCGTACCCGCGAGCAGCGGAACGGCCGGATGCCGCCACGGCGCGCGCCAGCCGTCGAGCTGGACGACGCCGGAAGCCTCGCTTCCCGTCCTCTCCCTCAGGCGTTCGAGACCGTCGGCGATCGCGGCCTCCCCGAGCGGAACACGCCCGAGATCCGCGAGGGCGTCGTCGATCGTCGCGAAGGCCGTCCGGCGCTCCACCGCGGCGGGATCGCTCGCGAGCAGGGCGTCGAGCTCCGTCCTCTCCCGGGGCTCGAGCGCATCGTCCCGCTCCGCGGACAGGAGCGCATCCAGGCGTTCTTCGGTCGAGTTCGAATCGCTCATCGCGACCCCTCCGTCATGGGCGTGTCGGGCGCTTCGGTCGCCGGGCTCGAAGCGGCCATGCGATCCGCGAGGGTCGCACGGGCGCGGTGGATCAACGCCTTCACCGACTGGGGCGATGCCTCCAGCACCTCGGCGATCTCCGCGTACGAGTGGCCTTCCACCGCCGCGAGCCAGAGCGCGGTCCGCTGGCGCTCGGGGAGCACCGCGAGCTCCGCCTCGATGCGGCTCCGTTCGCGGCGGGCGTGGGCGAGATCGTCCACGGCGTTCCCGCCGGAGACCAGGGTGAGGGCGGGACGCTCGTCGTCTTCGCGCGCCGGCGCGTCCGTACTCACGTGGGTCGCCTTGTTGCGGGCCCGATCGAGCTCGTTGAGCGCGAGATTCCGGGCGATGCGGAAGAGCCAGGTCGAGAAGCGGGCGTCCGCCTCGTAGCGATCGCGCGCGCCGTGCACCCGGACGAAGGTCTCCTGCATCAGTTCTTCCGCCGTCGCTCGTTCGCGCACCATCCGCTCCAGGAAACGGAGAACGGGCCCCGCCCACCTCCGGTACAGGGCGGAGAGGGCTTCCTCGTCCCCGTTCCGGAACGCGATCATCAGCCGGGCGTCCGGATCAAGGGTCTGCATTCCACCTCCGCACGGGGGATGAAACCGTCGACGAACGGGAAGGTTGCGCCGGGAGGCGAGATCGGACGCCCTTCAGGCGCCCTCGAGCTCCGCCAGGAAGCCGAGCACCTCGCGCTCGAAGACGTCGGGCTGCTCGATGTTCACGATGTGCCCCGCGTCCGGAACGACGACGTGGCGCGCGTTCTGGAGCTTCGCGCTCATGACCTCGCCCGCCCGGCGATAGGGCTTGTCGTCCTCGCCGACGAGGACCAGCGCAGGCACCGCGATGTCGGCGAGCTCGTCGATGACGGGCGGAATCGTGGCCGAGATCTCGCGGCCGAACCGGGCGATCCCCGGAACGGACTGGGCGATGATCGCCTTCGCCGCGGCCTGCGCGGCGGGGAGCTCGGGCTTGCTTCCGATACAGGTGATGCCCGCGCGGCCGTTCACGAAGTCCTCGAAGCCCCGGGTCTCCAGGAAGCTCGCGGTCCGCTCGACCTGCGCAGCCCAGCCCTCGGCGGCCTCGGGGTTCTTGAAGCCCGGGCCGGAGCCGACGAGCACGAGGGCGGCCACGCGATCCGGGAAGCGCGCCGCGAAGTGGAGACTCGCGAGTCCGCCGAAGCTGTGTCCCGTCGCCACGAAGGGTGCATCCGGGGTCGTCGCGTCGGCGATGGCCGCGAGGTCGGTCATCACGTTTTCGAGGGACCACGTCGGATCGTTCTGGGGGGCGGGCGAATCGCCGTGGCCGCGCTGGTCCCAGAGGACGACGGGATGGCCGGCCGCGACGAGGGCGCCGACCTGTCCACGCCAGTTCTCGTGCGTCGTGCAGAAGGCGCACGAGATGATCACCGTCGTCTTCGACTCGCCCTCGGGCCGATGGTGTTCGTAGTAGAGGGTGTTGCCCTCGGCAGTCGTCACGAAGGACAAGGTCGTTCCTCTTCGTCTGGAGTGAATCCGGGCGCCTGGCTTCGACGCGCCTAACGAATCTCGATCATCATCGGCGGCACGAGCACCGGGCTCCCGGTCGGCAGCCCTTCGACCGCCTCCGCCAGCTGGGCCAGGGGCGCCGGCCACTCGAAGGTCGGCGCGACGGCGCGGATCGACGCAGAGGAGAACGCGCGCATCAGCTGCTCGGAGAGCGTCGGCGGCTTCGGGTACGGGATCAGCAGGACGTCGTCGTCGGGATCGAGGCCGATCTCGACCTTCGCACGCCGCGCCGCGGTGTAGAGACCGCCGACCTCGTCGACGAGCCCGGCATCGAAGGCCTGCCGTCCGCTCCAGACCCGCCCCTGCGCGACCTTGCCGACCGCGTCGATCGAGAGCCCGCGGCCGTCCGCGACCCGGGTCAGGAAGAGCTGGTAGGTGTCGGAGACCGAGGTCTGCAGCCGCGCCAGGGCCGCCGGCGAGAGCTTCTCGCTCGAGAGGAGGAAGTCCGCGTGCCTGCCGCGGGTGAGCGACTCGACGCCGACCTCGAGCTTCTCGAAGAGGCCGCCGACCACCGGCCGGATCGCGAAGACACCGATCGAGCCCGTGAGCGTGCCGGGATCCGCGATGATCGCGTCGGCGGCGCTCGCCACGTAGTAGCCGCCCGAAGCGGCGACGTCGGACATCGACACGACGACCGGCGTCCCGAGCTCCCGCGCCCGGATGATCGCCCGCCAGATGATCTCGCTGGCGAGGGCGGAGCCGCCGGGACTGTCGATCCGCAGCAGGATGGCGTCGATCTCGGGGTCCTCGGCCGCGTCGAGGATCGCGCGGGACACGGTCTCCGACGCGAAGACCGTGTCGGTCGAGAGGGGGGAATCGTTGGCCTCGCCCTGGAGGACGGTGCCGACGCCGAAGATGAGGGCGACGCTCGCCTCGGGCTCGAAACCGATCGTCGCCGGATCGACTCGCGCGTAGTCGACGTCGTCGAGCAGTGCTCCGCCCTCCCGTTCGAGCAGCTCGTCGAGATGGACCTCGCCGTCGATCAGTCCGAGCGCCTCGAGCTCCTGGCTCCGGACCGGGCCCCGGTCGATCGCCGCTTCGACGGCGGCGACCGGAAGATTCCGCCCTTCCGCGAGGGCCGACACGAAGCGCGCCCAGGCATCGTCGAGGAGCGAGTTCGCCATCTCTCGAGCGTCGTCGGACATCGTCCGCTCGGCGTAGACCTCGACCGCGCTCTTGTACCGGCCGGCCCGCGCCACGTCGAAATCGATGCCGAGCTTCTCCCAGAGCCCGCCGAGATAGATGTACTCGGCGGCGAGACCGACCAGGGGAATCGCCGAGCCCGGCGCCACGAAGATCTCGTCCGCCGCGCTCGCCACATAGAGCTCCTTGTTCGCCAGGAAGCCCTGGATCTCGAGATGGGCCACGACCCGCTTGCCGCTCTCCCGCACGCGGATGGCCGCCGCGCGGATCTCGTCCGCCTTGCCCCACCCGATCGCGAGGGACTCGATCCGGAGCACCACGGTCTCGATCCGCGAATCCCGTTCCGCTCGGGTGAAGAGCCCGAGCAGGCTCAGGAGCGGCTGGGTCGAGTCCCCGGCCAGACGCGCGAGCGGATTGGGGCCGGGGGTATCGACGTACTCCCCGCCGATCTCGATCAAGAGCGTGGTGCCGTCCTCGACCTCCACCGCCGTTCCGCCGCCCAGCGAACACGCGAGGGGGGTGGCGATCAGGAATAGAAGGAAGAACGCAGGCACCGAGCGAAGAGAGAAAGCCGTCTGCATGCGGCGAGGGTATCAGAGGCGCTCCGCCGGGCGCGAAACGCCGGTCCCGAACCGACGGAGCGCACGCCCCTCGAGACGAAGGCGGCTAGCCCGCGAGACCCAGCTTCCCGTCGAGGGTCGACGCGAAGAGCTTCGAGATCCCTGCCCCCTGCGCGCGCGTCGGCTTCCCGATCTTGACGCTCATCCCCATGCTCATGGTCGAGAGCGTGTGCGCGCCCTGGCTGATCGAAGTGACCACGACCACCGGCAGGTCCGCCACCTCCCCCTCT comes from the bacterium genome and includes:
- a CDS encoding sigma-70 family RNA polymerase sigma factor, with the translated sequence MQTLDPDARLMIAFRNGDEEALSALYRRWAGPVLRFLERMVRERATAEELMQETFVRVHGARDRYEADARFSTWLFRIARNLALNELDRARNKATHVSTDAPAREDDERPALTLVSGGNAVDDLAHARRERSRIEAELAVLPERQRTALWLAAVEGHSYAEIAEVLEASPQSVKALIHRARATLADRMAASSPATEAPDTPMTEGSR
- a CDS encoding alpha/beta hydrolase; the protein is MTTAEGNTLYYEHHRPEGESKTTVIISCAFCTTHENWRGQVGALVAAGHPVVLWDQRGHGDSPAPQNDPTWSLENVMTDLAAIADATTPDAPFVATGHSFGGLASLHFAARFPDRVAALVLVGSGPGFKNPEAAEGWAAQVERTASFLETRGFEDFVNGRAGITCIGSKPELPAAQAAAKAIIAQSVPGIARFGREISATIPPVIDELADIAVPALVLVGEDDKPYRRAGEVMSAKLQNARHVVVPDAGHIVNIEQPDVFEREVLGFLAELEGA
- the sppA gene encoding signal peptide peptidase SppA, whose translation is MQTAFSLRSVPAFFLLFLIATPLACSLGGGTAVEVEDGTTLLIEIGGEYVDTPGPNPLARLAGDSTQPLLSLLGLFTRAERDSRIETVVLRIESLAIGWGKADEIRAAAIRVRESGKRVVAHLEIQGFLANKELYVASAADEIFVAPGSAIPLVGLAAEYIYLGGLWEKLGIDFDVARAGRYKSAVEVYAERTMSDDAREMANSLLDDAWARFVSALAEGRNLPVAAVEAAIDRGPVRSQELEALGLIDGEVHLDELLEREGGALLDDVDYARVDPATIGFEPEASVALIFGVGTVLQGEANDSPLSTDTVFASETVSRAILDAAEDPEIDAILLRIDSPGGSALASEIIWRAIIRARELGTPVVVSMSDVAASGGYYVASAADAIIADPGTLTGSIGVFAIRPVVGGLFEKLEVGVESLTRGRHADFLLSSEKLSPAALARLQTSVSDTYQLFLTRVADGRGLSIDAVGKVAQGRVWSGRQAFDAGLVDEVGGLYTAARRAKVEIGLDPDDDVLLIPYPKPPTLSEQLMRAFSSASIRAVAPTFEWPAPLAQLAEAVEGLPTGSPVLVPPMMIEIR